In Candidatus Defluviibacterium haderslevense, the following are encoded in one genomic region:
- a CDS encoding UDP-glucose/GDP-mannose dehydrogenase family protein has translation MKIGVIGTGYVGLVTGTCFAETGNHVICMDNNEAKVSQLKAGKIPIFEPGLELLFDRNTHDQRLEITSNLDTLVDFAEIIFLALPTPPGEDGSADLSYVLSVAESLARKIKRYTIIVNKSTVPVGTAEKVKDILLQYLDTSLFDVVSNPEFLREGVAVDDFLRPDRVVIGADSDRAVAKMKELYEPFVRQGNPIYIMDLRSAELTKYAANAYLAARISFMNEIANLCEATGGNVDMVRIGMGSDNRIGKRFLFPGVGYGGSCFPKDVKALNHIAESHDYSFKILKSVMEVNAIQKRILSDKIIRFFKGDLKNKKIAVWGLAFKPNTDDIRDAPALDIIEALLDAGAQISCYDPEAMNHVKHIFGSRIQYGEHMYQILDQADALAIITEWSVFRSPEFDEIKSRMNQAVIFDGRNLYEPEKIKSLGINYFSIGRN, from the coding sequence ATGAAAATAGGAGTAATAGGGACTGGATATGTTGGATTGGTAACAGGGACTTGTTTTGCAGAGACCGGGAATCATGTTATTTGTATGGATAATAATGAAGCCAAAGTGAGTCAATTGAAAGCAGGTAAAATCCCTATTTTTGAACCAGGTTTGGAATTATTATTTGATCGTAATACTCATGATCAACGATTAGAAATTACATCTAATCTGGATACACTTGTTGATTTTGCAGAAATTATTTTTTTAGCTTTGCCTACACCTCCGGGTGAAGATGGTTCAGCTGACTTGAGTTATGTATTGAGTGTAGCGGAATCTCTAGCCCGAAAAATAAAGCGATATACGATTATTGTCAATAAAAGTACAGTACCTGTTGGTACAGCCGAAAAAGTAAAGGACATTTTATTACAATATCTCGACACATCTTTATTTGATGTGGTGTCTAATCCGGAATTTCTTAGAGAGGGAGTAGCTGTAGATGATTTTTTAAGACCAGATCGTGTCGTGATTGGAGCAGATTCAGATCGTGCAGTTGCAAAAATGAAGGAACTTTATGAACCTTTTGTACGACAGGGAAATCCCATTTATATTATGGATTTACGCAGTGCAGAACTTACTAAATATGCTGCCAATGCCTACCTGGCTGCGCGTATTAGTTTTATGAATGAAATAGCTAATCTATGTGAGGCTACGGGAGGAAATGTCGATATGGTTCGTATAGGTATGGGAAGCGATAATCGAATAGGCAAACGATTTTTATTTCCAGGTGTAGGGTATGGAGGGAGTTGTTTTCCAAAAGATGTTAAAGCACTTAATCATATAGCAGAAAGTCATGACTATTCATTTAAAATTCTTAAATCAGTTATGGAAGTTAATGCTATCCAGAAAAGAATTTTAAGTGATAAAATTATTCGATTTTTTAAAGGAGATCTAAAGAATAAGAAAATCGCGGTTTGGGGTTTAGCATTCAAACCAAATACAGATGATATTAGAGATGCTCCTGCCCTTGACATAATAGAAGCATTACTTGACGCAGGTGCTCAAATTAGTTGTTATGATCCTGAAGCAATGAATCATGTTAAACATATATTTGGATCGCGAATCCAATATGGGGAACATATGTATCAAATTTTAGATCAGGCTGATGCCTTAGCAATAATAACAGAATGGAGTGTCTTCAGGTCGCCGGAATTTGATGAGATCAAATCGAGAATGAATCAAGCAGTTATTTTCGATGGTCGCAATTTATATGAACCTGAAAAAATAA
- a CDS encoding nucleotide sugar dehydrogenase, with amino-acid sequence MYQDLLEKKKSIAVVGLGYVGLPLALVFAKKFKVIGFDINQKRIDMMKNKIDPSKELLSTAFENVDIEFTTSLDILAKASFYIVAVPTPVDEHKVPDLKPILGASHTVGKVLKKGDYVVYESTVYPGCTEEDCKPVLELESGLTFGPDFKLGYSPERINPGDKERTVEHILKIVSGSDPEATEEVAKVYSAIIKAGIYKATSIKVAEAAKVIENTQRDLNISFMNELSIIFDRMGIDTREVLEAAGTKWNFLKFYPGLVGGHCIGVDPYYLLHKSKELGYDPEVILSGRRINDQMPAFVAKKLVQLLISKDKNLKQCKVLILGITFKENVSDIRNSKVADLYHELAAYSIKMDLVDSCACSDEVLHEYNIQLKNQIESNYDAVVVAVAHDEYKHLTIEDFKKIMNINPILIDLKGIYQRPDDSVHYWRL; translated from the coding sequence ATGTATCAGGATTTATTAGAAAAAAAGAAATCAATTGCAGTCGTTGGATTAGGATATGTCGGTCTTCCTTTGGCCTTAGTTTTTGCTAAGAAGTTTAAAGTCATCGGCTTCGATATCAATCAAAAAAGAATTGATATGATGAAAAACAAAATAGATCCTTCTAAGGAATTATTGAGTACTGCTTTTGAAAATGTTGATATTGAATTTACAACATCCCTTGATATTTTGGCTAAAGCCAGCTTTTACATTGTGGCAGTTCCGACACCGGTGGATGAACATAAGGTGCCAGATCTTAAGCCAATATTAGGGGCATCACACACTGTAGGTAAAGTGCTTAAAAAAGGAGATTATGTAGTTTATGAATCCACAGTTTACCCTGGTTGCACTGAAGAAGACTGTAAGCCGGTTTTAGAATTAGAGTCAGGTCTTACTTTTGGTCCTGACTTCAAACTGGGATATTCACCTGAACGGATTAATCCGGGGGATAAAGAAAGAACAGTAGAGCATATTTTAAAAATTGTATCCGGCAGTGATCCTGAAGCAACAGAAGAAGTCGCTAAGGTTTATAGTGCAATAATAAAAGCTGGAATCTATAAAGCTACAAGTATTAAAGTAGCAGAAGCTGCTAAAGTCATTGAAAATACCCAACGTGATTTGAACATTTCATTCATGAATGAACTATCCATTATTTTTGACCGCATGGGCATTGATACAAGGGAAGTTTTGGAGGCAGCAGGAACTAAATGGAATTTTTTGAAATTTTATCCAGGTTTAGTGGGTGGACATTGTATTGGTGTCGATCCTTATTATTTACTGCATAAATCGAAAGAATTGGGCTATGATCCTGAAGTCATTTTGAGTGGCCGACGAATCAACGATCAAATGCCCGCTTTTGTAGCTAAAAAATTAGTACAATTATTAATTTCAAAGGATAAAAATCTTAAACAATGTAAAGTACTTATTTTGGGAATTACATTCAAAGAAAATGTATCTGACATTCGTAATTCTAAAGTTGCTGATTTATATCATGAATTAGCTGCATATTCCATTAAAATGGATTTGGTGGATTCTTGCGCTTGTTCTGATGAAGTGCTACATGAGTATAATATTCAATTAAAGAATCAAATTGAATCCAATTATGACGCTGTGGTAGTTGCTGTTGCACATGATGAGTATAAACACTTAACAATTGAAGATTTTAAAAAAATAATGAACATCAATCCAATATTAATTGACCTCAAAGGTATTTATCAAAGACCTGACGATTCAGTGCATTATTGGCGCTTATAA